From one Deltaproteobacteria bacterium genomic stretch:
- the hutU gene encoding urocanate hydratase produces the protein MSHTSRHDPSRKIKAAHGTKLTAKSWLTEAPLRMLMNNLDPDVAEIPSDLVVYGGIGRAARNWQCYDKIVATLTQLEEDETLLIQSGKPVGVFKTHQDAPRVLIANSNLVPHWATWSHFHELDAKGLMMYGQMTAGSWIYIGSQGIVQGTYETFVEAGRQHFGGNLRGKWILTGGLGGMGGAQPLAATMAGASMLAVECDPHRIQRRLETRYLDLGAKSIDEALAMIDHHHKQGQAVSVGLLGNAADVYAEMVRRNIKPDMVTDQTSAHDPLNGYLPQGYTLEQAADLRRSNPDQVVRDAKASMAVQVKAMLEFQKRGIAVFDYGNNIRQMAKDVGVSNAFDFPGFVPAYVRPLFCRGIGPFRWAALSGDPQDIYRTDAKVKELLPNDTHLHRWLDMAKERIQFQGLPARICWVGLGDRARLGLAFNEMVRRGELKAPIVIGRDHLDSGSVASPNRETEAMLDGSDAVSDWPILNALLNCASGATWVSLHHGGGVGMGYSQHSGVVIVADGTDSAKRRLERVLTNDPATGVMRHADAGYQIAKDCAREKGMKMPMLD, from the coding sequence ATGTCCCATACCAGTCGTCATGATCCGAGTCGCAAAATCAAGGCTGCTCACGGCACGAAGCTCACGGCAAAATCGTGGCTCACCGAGGCACCGCTACGCATGCTCATGAATAATCTTGATCCCGATGTCGCCGAGATTCCGAGTGATCTCGTCGTCTACGGCGGCATCGGTCGCGCCGCTCGCAATTGGCAGTGTTACGACAAGATTGTGGCCACGTTGACGCAGCTGGAGGAGGACGAGACACTACTCATTCAATCGGGTAAACCTGTTGGTGTTTTTAAGACGCACCAGGACGCTCCACGGGTCTTAATCGCAAATTCCAATTTGGTGCCACATTGGGCCACGTGGTCGCACTTTCATGAGTTAGATGCCAAAGGGCTCATGATGTATGGGCAGATGACGGCAGGCTCCTGGATCTACATCGGGTCCCAAGGGATCGTGCAGGGTACTTACGAAACTTTCGTCGAGGCAGGTCGTCAGCATTTTGGCGGCAATCTCCGCGGCAAATGGATTCTCACCGGTGGGCTCGGTGGCATGGGTGGAGCTCAGCCATTGGCGGCGACCATGGCCGGAGCATCGATGCTTGCTGTCGAATGTGACCCACATCGTATCCAGCGGCGCCTGGAGACGCGCTACTTAGATCTAGGTGCCAAATCTATTGATGAGGCGCTTGCCATGATTGACCATCACCACAAGCAGGGCCAGGCCGTCTCCGTGGGACTACTTGGTAACGCGGCCGACGTTTACGCAGAGATGGTGCGGCGCAACATAAAACCCGACATGGTCACCGACCAAACGAGTGCCCACGATCCACTCAACGGCTATTTGCCTCAGGGATACACGCTCGAACAGGCTGCTGACTTGCGGCGCTCAAATCCGGATCAAGTGGTGCGGGATGCTAAGGCCTCGATGGCGGTCCAGGTTAAAGCCATGCTTGAATTCCAAAAACGTGGGATTGCCGTCTTTGACTACGGCAACAACATTAGGCAAATGGCCAAGGATGTAGGTGTTAGCAACGCCTTTGACTTCCCCGGTTTTGTTCCGGCCTATGTGCGTCCACTTTTTTGCCGTGGCATTGGCCCGTTCCGCTGGGCAGCGCTGTCGGGTGACCCTCAGGATATTTACCGCACCGACGCCAAGGTCAAGGAGTTACTGCCAAACGACACCCATCTCCATCGATGGCTCGATATGGCAAAGGAGCGCATTCAGTTTCAAGGTCTGCCGGCGCGCATTTGCTGGGTTGGTTTAGGTGACAGAGCTAGGCTTGGACTGGCGTTTAATGAGATGGTGCGCCGCGGGGAACTGAAAGCACCGATCGTGATCGGCCGCGACCATTTGGATTCAGGCTCCGTAGCGAGTCCCAACCGCGAGACTGAAGCCATGCTCGACGGCTCGGACGCCGTCTCCGACTGGCCTATCCTCAATGCGCTACTTAACTGCGCCAGCGGAGCTACCTGGGTGAGCCTACATCACGGTGGAGGCGTCGGTATGGGCTACTCCCAACATTCTGGTGTCGTCATTGTCGCCGACGGCACGGACAGCGCCAAGCGGCGTCTGGAGCGCGTGCTCACAAACGATCCAGCTACTGGGGTCATGCGTCATGCCGACGCCGGATATCAGATAGCTAAGGATTGCGCTAGGGAGAAGGGCATGAAGATGCCCATGCTGGACTAG
- the hutG gene encoding formimidoylglutamase: protein MTVIDRYLKPDMTLWQGRPDAPSGSAMFQIAQALDLSLVQPGQIKRPGFALIGFACDEGVKRNRGRPGAVGGPPAARRAFARLPVHREGVALYDAGDITCNDGNLEAAQQTLAGAIGQLHEQGLTPLLVGGGHELAYGHFLGLTKSFPGQVIATVNIDAHLDMRPLIEQKLASSGTPFLQAADLCKRLGIAFNYACIGAQPSGNTKMLFETARHHQVEVVTAQQIEPTIDSVAAHILSQIGSKHEVNYLTICLDAFSVAVAPGVSAPQPTGLNPTTVLPWIRLWAGSGNFRSYDLAELCPLLDQDQKTERLAAQLLFEIFHHHKFVDA, encoded by the coding sequence GTGACTGTCATCGACCGCTACCTAAAACCTGATATGACGCTGTGGCAGGGCAGACCAGATGCCCCGAGCGGTTCGGCCATGTTTCAAATCGCGCAAGCACTTGACCTATCCCTTGTACAGCCCGGGCAAATTAAGCGCCCTGGATTTGCCCTCATAGGTTTCGCCTGCGACGAGGGGGTGAAAAGAAATCGTGGACGCCCAGGCGCTGTGGGTGGCCCCCCGGCCGCACGGCGTGCCTTTGCACGCTTACCCGTGCACCGGGAGGGAGTCGCCCTATATGATGCTGGCGATATCACCTGTAACGACGGCAATCTTGAGGCGGCGCAACAGACGCTTGCTGGGGCCATCGGGCAGCTGCACGAGCAGGGGCTGACGCCTCTACTTGTGGGTGGCGGTCATGAGCTGGCCTACGGTCATTTTCTGGGCCTAACCAAATCCTTCCCAGGTCAGGTCATTGCTACGGTCAATATCGATGCCCATCTCGATATGCGCCCACTGATCGAGCAAAAGCTCGCATCTTCGGGTACACCATTTTTGCAAGCGGCCGACTTATGTAAAAGGTTAGGTATCGCCTTCAACTACGCGTGTATCGGAGCGCAACCGAGTGGCAATACCAAAATGCTCTTTGAGACGGCACGCCACCATCAGGTCGAGGTCGTGACAGCGCAGCAAATTGAACCGACAATCGATTCAGTCGCAGCTCACATCTTGAGCCAAATTGGATCTAAACATGAAGTTAATTATCTAACGATTTGCCTAGATGCCTTTTCTGTCGCAGTAGCTCCCGGAGTCAGCGCCCCACAACCCACCGGTCTCAATCCCACGACCGTGCTCCCTTGGATCCGCCTTTGGGCAGGGAGCGGCAATTTTAGGAGTTACGATCTTGCTGAGCTCTGTCCGCTCCTAGACCAGGATCAAAAGACCGAACGCTTAGCAGCCCAGCTACTGTTTGAAATATTTCATCATCACAAATTTGTTGATGCTTAA